From a region of the Etheostoma cragini isolate CJK2018 chromosome 20, CSU_Ecrag_1.0, whole genome shotgun sequence genome:
- the rab32b gene encoding ras-related protein Rab-32 isoform X1 yields MSKIKGQVFMALVCRKNFCSKCRLFKTFAGLYVYGLNDNMAVRSVTLCTEKLFKVLVIGDLSVGKSSIVLRYVNKRFDDEYKASIGIDFALKTIEWDAKTVVRLQLWDIAGQERFKNMSRVFYKEAMGAVVVFDITNSSTLEAASEWKQDLDSKVCLDSGRPVPAVLLANKCDMTGRDRDLVSLLDCFCKDNSFIGWFETSAKDNINIDEAGAFLVKQMMLCDTGLSKEEHRWDRIKVSQAPGESQSQSLCCWRPQL; encoded by the exons ATGTCTAAAATCAAAGGTCAAGTATTTATGGCTTTGGTTTGTAGGAAGAACTTCTGTAGCAAATGCAGATTATTTAAGACTTTTGCTGGATTATATGTTTATGGGCTGAACGACAACATGGCAGTACGTTCAGTGACACTATGTACAGAAAAGCTGTTTAAAGTTTTAGTCATTGGGGATCTAAGTGTTGGGAAAAGCAGCATAGTCTTGCGGTATGTTAATAAACGCTTTGATGACGAATACAAAGCATCTATTGGAATTGACTTTGCTCTAAAAACTATTGAATGGGATGCAAAGACAGTGGTGAGGCTGCAGCTTTGGGATATTGCGG GCCAGGAGAGATTTAAGAATATGTCCAGAGTGTTCTACAAAGAGGCGATGGGAGCAGTAGTGGTCTTTGACATTACAAACAGCTCCACCTTGGAGGCTGCCTCAGAGTGGAAGCAGGACCTGGATAGCAAAGTTTGTCTCGACAGCGGACGTCCGGTCCCTGCTGTCCTGCTGGCCAACAAATGTGACATGACAGGAAGGGACAGAGATTTGGTGTCCTTGCTGGACTGCTTCTGTAAAGACAACAGCTTCATTGGCTGGTTTGAGACATCTGCAAAG GACAATATAAATATTGATGAGGCAGGTGCCTTCCTTGTCAAACAAATGATGCTCTGCGACACCGGCCTGTCCAAGGAAGAGCACCGCTGGGACAGGATCAAAGTGAGCCAGGCTCCCGGGGAGAGTCAGAGCCAGTCATTGTGCTGCTGGAGACCACAGCTCTGA
- the rab32b gene encoding ras-related protein Rab-32 isoform X2, whose product MSKIKGQVFMALVCRKNFCSKCRLFKTFAGLYVYGLNDNMAVRSVTLCTEKLFKVLVIGDLSVGKSSIVLRYVNKRFDDEYKASIGIDFALKTIEWDAKTVVRLQLWDIAGQERFKNMSRVFYKEAMGAVVVFDITNSSTLEAASEWKQDLDSKVCLDSGRPVPAVLLANKCDMTGRDRDLVSLLDCFCKDNSFIGWFETSAKDDFSKHISSYDQDITNNIMGNWSMNGPLKPPGSQCITCLGN is encoded by the exons ATGTCTAAAATCAAAGGTCAAGTATTTATGGCTTTGGTTTGTAGGAAGAACTTCTGTAGCAAATGCAGATTATTTAAGACTTTTGCTGGATTATATGTTTATGGGCTGAACGACAACATGGCAGTACGTTCAGTGACACTATGTACAGAAAAGCTGTTTAAAGTTTTAGTCATTGGGGATCTAAGTGTTGGGAAAAGCAGCATAGTCTTGCGGTATGTTAATAAACGCTTTGATGACGAATACAAAGCATCTATTGGAATTGACTTTGCTCTAAAAACTATTGAATGGGATGCAAAGACAGTGGTGAGGCTGCAGCTTTGGGATATTGCGG GCCAGGAGAGATTTAAGAATATGTCCAGAGTGTTCTACAAAGAGGCGATGGGAGCAGTAGTGGTCTTTGACATTACAAACAGCTCCACCTTGGAGGCTGCCTCAGAGTGGAAGCAGGACCTGGATAGCAAAGTTTGTCTCGACAGCGGACGTCCGGTCCCTGCTGTCCTGCTGGCCAACAAATGTGACATGACAGGAAGGGACAGAGATTTGGTGTCCTTGCTGGACTGCTTCTGTAAAGACAACAGCTTCATTGGCTGGTTTGAGACATCTGCAAAG gATGACTTTAGTAAACATATTTCGTCATACGATCAAGACATTACCAACAACATCATGGGAAACTGGTCCATGAATGGCCCCTTAAAACCCCCAGGTTCACAATGTATTACTTGTCttggcaattaa